The Verrucomicrobiota bacterium genome includes a window with the following:
- the trpE gene encoding anthranilate synthase component I, with translation MYTPGKERFVELAKRGNLVPVYREFMADMETPVSAFAKLDRGAHAFLLESVEGGEKIARYSFLGADPSVVFSARGHEVTLIEDGTSRTFTCEGSPIDELERLLGRYRVVELPELPRFFGGAVGYFAYDVIQYIEEIPQRNPDDLGLPEIAFMITDTICIFDHINHTIKVVSNAHVESDAAAAYDAACRKIDRIVNRLVQPGPHTMVERIEAPEPAEAAAVRSTFEQAEFEAIVEKGKAYIRAGDIFQFVPSQRFEMPTRSAPFDIYRALRSVNPSPYMYFLRFTDFAIVGASPEIMVRCEDGTIEVRPIAGTRPRGATPEEDAALEKELLADPKERAEHIMLVDLGRNDVGRVSKFGTVHVPELMVIERYSHVMHIVSSVQGTLKEGRSAFDVFKASFPAGTVSGAPKIRAMQIVEELEKTRRGPYAGAVGYFSFNGNLDCCITIRTIVVKNGICYVQAGAGIVADSVPEREYEETRNKARGMLKAITLAESY, from the coding sequence GTCGAGCTGGCCAAGCGGGGCAACCTCGTGCCCGTCTACCGCGAGTTCATGGCCGACATGGAGACTCCGGTATCGGCGTTCGCCAAGCTTGATCGTGGGGCTCACGCCTTCCTGCTGGAGAGCGTCGAGGGCGGCGAGAAGATCGCCCGCTACAGTTTCCTCGGCGCGGACCCGAGCGTCGTCTTCAGCGCGCGCGGGCACGAGGTGACGCTCATCGAGGACGGGACGAGCCGCACGTTCACGTGCGAGGGGAGCCCGATCGACGAGCTCGAGCGGCTGCTCGGCCGCTACCGGGTCGTCGAGCTGCCGGAGCTGCCGCGGTTCTTCGGCGGGGCGGTGGGCTACTTCGCCTACGACGTCATCCAGTACATCGAGGAGATTCCGCAGCGGAACCCGGATGATCTGGGCTTGCCCGAGATCGCGTTCATGATCACCGACACGATCTGCATCTTCGACCACATCAACCACACGATCAAGGTGGTGTCGAACGCCCACGTCGAGAGCGACGCGGCGGCCGCCTACGATGCGGCGTGCCGCAAGATCGATCGGATCGTCAACCGGCTCGTGCAACCGGGGCCGCACACGATGGTCGAGCGCATTGAGGCGCCCGAACCGGCCGAAGCGGCCGCGGTGCGCTCGACGTTCGAGCAAGCCGAGTTCGAGGCCATTGTCGAGAAGGGCAAGGCGTACATCCGCGCCGGCGACATTTTCCAGTTTGTGCCGAGCCAGCGCTTCGAGATGCCGACGAGGTCGGCGCCGTTCGACATCTACCGCGCGCTGCGCAGCGTCAACCCGTCGCCGTACATGTACTTTCTGCGATTCACGGATTTCGCCATCGTCGGCGCGAGTCCCGAGATCATGGTCCGTTGCGAGGACGGCACGATCGAGGTGCGCCCCATCGCCGGCACGCGCCCGCGCGGGGCAACGCCCGAGGAGGACGCCGCGCTGGAGAAGGAGCTGCTGGCCGACCCGAAGGAACGCGCCGAGCACATCATGCTGGTCGACCTGGGCCGAAACGACGTGGGGCGGGTGAGCAAGTTCGGCACCGTGCACGTGCCGGAGCTGATGGTCATCGAGCGCTACAGCCACGTGATGCATATCGTCAGCAGCGTCCAGGGCACACTCAAGGAAGGCCGGAGCGCATTCGACGTGTTCAAGGCGAGCTTCCCGGCCGGCACGGTGAGCGGTGCGCCCAAAATCCGCGCGATGCAGATCGTCGAGGAGCTCGAGAAGACCCGGCGCGGGCCGTACGCGGGCGCGGTCGGTTACTTCAGCTTCAACGGCAACCTCGACTGCTGCATCACAATCCGCACCATCGTGGTCAAGAACGGTATCTGCTATGTCCAGGCAGGAGCGGGGATCGTGGCTGACTCGGTGCCTGAGCGCGAATACGAGGAGACGCGCAACAAGGCGCGCGGCATGCTCAAAGCGATCACCCTGGCGGAGAGCTACTAA
- a CDS encoding zinc ribbon domain-containing protein, whose protein sequence is MAERLRSALETLINVRDETNGLAPSGEERRRRRSESIEALRGYSVPALFLVAGAIVIAVATHFLVWSLIDDLLMPLIYSALPGLAAVNIGGDTPLKVGPFISYLLYAAGMVGVAVLVLRGALAKPRGYVRERTRTCPACGMTVYESATRCRYCGSPLATRRTYAASAPVNRAAGPTISSPRTSASSEHDDRPPRRGRRGGRRRGGRSRTGSGSGGGSDSRSGSGSPTGTSGSRSDS, encoded by the coding sequence ATGGCAGAACGACTACGGTCTGCGCTCGAAACGCTGATCAACGTGCGTGACGAAACCAACGGCCTCGCCCCTTCGGGCGAAGAGCGGCGGCGCCGCCGCAGCGAGTCGATCGAGGCGTTGCGCGGCTACAGCGTGCCGGCGCTGTTTCTGGTTGCCGGCGCGATCGTGATCGCCGTGGCGACCCACTTCCTCGTGTGGTCGCTGATCGACGACCTCCTCATGCCGCTCATCTACTCGGCCCTGCCAGGGCTCGCCGCAGTCAACATCGGCGGCGATACGCCACTGAAAGTCGGCCCCTTCATCTCGTACCTGCTGTACGCGGCCGGGATGGTCGGCGTCGCCGTGCTCGTGCTGCGCGGCGCGCTCGCCAAGCCGAGAGGCTACGTGCGCGAGCGGACGCGCACTTGCCCGGCGTGCGGCATGACCGTCTACGAATCGGCCACCCGGTGCCGCTATTGCGGCTCGCCCCTGGCGACGCGGCGCACGTATGCCGCCTCCGCGCCAGTGAACCGGGCCGCCGGGCCGACAATCTCGAGTCCGCGCACCAGCGCCTCGTCCGAGCACGACGACCGTCCGCCAAGGCGGGGTCGCCGGGGCGGGCGTCGCCGGGGCGGCCGGAGCCGGACGGGCTCCGGTTCGGGCGGCGGCTCGGACTCGCGTTCGGGTTCAGGTTCGCCGACCGGCACGTCCGGCAGCAGGAGTGACTCGTAA
- a CDS encoding aminodeoxychorismate/anthranilate synthase component II yields the protein MLLVIDNYDSFTYNLVQYLGELGAALDVRRNDRVSLDEIEALRPEAIVISPGPCTPKEAGISKDVVRSFSGRVPLLGVCLGHQCIGEVFGGVVDRADRLMHGKVSLIHHMGDWIFAGIENPFEATRYHSLIVRKETVPEALVVTAWTDQDEVMGLRHREHPTFGVQFHPESILTGAGMRILGNFLSIAHQSR from the coding sequence ATGTTGCTGGTGATTGACAACTACGACTCGTTCACCTATAACTTGGTTCAGTACTTGGGCGAGCTGGGCGCAGCTCTCGACGTTCGGCGCAACGACCGGGTTTCGCTCGACGAGATAGAAGCGCTTAGGCCCGAGGCGATTGTGATTTCGCCGGGGCCGTGTACGCCTAAGGAAGCCGGCATCTCGAAGGATGTCGTGCGTTCTTTCTCGGGGAGGGTTCCCCTCCTAGGAGTCTGTTTGGGCCATCAATGCATTGGGGAGGTTTTCGGCGGGGTGGTTGACCGTGCCGACCGGTTGATGCACGGCAAGGTGTCGCTCATTCACCACATGGGTGATTGGATTTTCGCCGGGATCGAGAATCCGTTCGAAGCGACCCGGTATCACTCGCTCATTGTTCGCAAGGAGACCGTGCCCGAGGCGCTCGTCGTGACAGCCTGGACTGACCAGGACGAGGTCATGGGGTTGCGCCACCGCGAGCACCCGACTTTTGGGGTGCAGTTCCACCCCGAGTCGATTCTAACCGGGGCGGGCATGCGGATCCTCGGCAACTTCCTCTCCATTGCTCATCAGTCACGCTAA